The following proteins are co-located in the Escherichia fergusonii ATCC 35469 genome:
- a CDS encoding SUKH-4 family immunity protein, which yields MSLNPFDVKINEKFCEINKSDSKSNLLKEIRDKVYLIQPYDNYALTFYHNTLYYFTANSKRYIVFGHDLEGHFAIEEKSRKIYHISNGKNDQCSYSLIFCNTNINHFISFNNIFIFMVLEQAKILNYENQCDSDDEKIFDILDNYFTECDPLSMAEDMFWHVRSYMLRDGFFPTNDTQINFYKDMMLKSNMTNE from the coding sequence ATGTCATTAAATCCATTTGACGTTAAGATAAATGAAAAATTTTGTGAAATTAACAAATCTGATTCAAAATCAAACTTATTAAAAGAAATAAGAGATAAGGTTTACCTTATACAACCATATGATAATTATGCCTTAACATTTTATCACAATACTTTGTATTATTTCACTGCAAATAGCAAAAGATACATTGTCTTTGGTCACGATCTAGAAGGACATTTTGCAATTGAGGAAAAAAGCAGAAAAATCTATCACATAAGTAACGGTAAGAACGATCAATGTTCTTATTCATTGATTTTTTGCAATACAAATATAAATCATTTCATAAGCTTTAATAATATATTTATTTTTATGGTGCTTGAACAAGCTAAAATATTAAACTATGAAAATCAATGTGACTCTGATGATGAGAAAATATTCGATATCCTGGACAATTATTTCACTGAATGTGATCCTTTATCGATGGCCGAGGACATGTTTTGGCATGTCAGATCCTACATGCTACGTGATGGTTTTTTCCCTACGAATGACACCCAAATTAATTTTTACAAAGATATGATGTTAAAATCAAACATGACTAATGAATGA
- a CDS encoding flavin reductase family protein, protein MSRFIPVELHHASRLLNHGPTILITTFDEKSQRRNVMAAAWSMPVEFEPPRVAIVVDKSTWTRELIERNGKFGIVVPGVAATNWTWAVGSVSGREEDKFNCYGIPVVKGPVLGLPLVEEKCLAWMECRLLPATSAQEKYDTLFGEVVSAAADARVFVEGRWQFDDDKLNTLHHLGAGTFVTSGKRVTTG, encoded by the coding sequence GTGAGCCGATTTATCCCCGTCGAATTACACCATGCCAGCCGTCTGTTAAATCATGGCCCAACTATTTTGATAACAACTTTTGATGAAAAATCACAGCGACGTAATGTGATGGCTGCGGCCTGGTCGATGCCGGTAGAGTTTGAACCGCCACGTGTGGCGATTGTGGTAGATAAATCGACATGGACCAGGGAGTTGATTGAGCGTAACGGTAAATTTGGCATTGTTGTCCCAGGTGTTGCAGCGACTAACTGGACGTGGGCGGTGGGAAGTGTCTCGGGTCGTGAAGAAGATAAATTTAATTGCTACGGCATTCCAGTAGTGAAAGGCCCGGTGCTTGGTTTGCCACTTGTTGAAGAGAAATGTCTGGCGTGGATGGAGTGTCGATTGCTACCAGCGACTTCCGCGCAAGAAAAATACGACACGCTGTTTGGCGAGGTGGTATCAGCAGCGGCAGACGCACGGGTATTTGTCGAAGGCCGCTGGCAGTTTGATGATGATAAACTCAATACACTACATCATTTAGGTGCTGGCACGTTTGTTACCAGCGGCAAACGAGTCACCACTGGCTAA
- a CDS encoding PhzF family isomerase: MKPQIYHVDAFTSQPFRGNSAGVVFPADNLSEAQMQLIARELGHSETAFLLRSDDSDVHVRYFTPTVEVPICGHATVAAHYVRSKVLGLGNCTVWQTSLAGKHRVTIEKQNDDYRISLEQGTPGFEPPLEGETRAAILNALHLTEDNILPGLPIQVATTGHSKVMIPLKPEVDIDALSPDLAALTAISKQIGCNGFFPFQIRPGKNETDGRMFSPAIGIVEDPVTGNANGPMGAWLVHHNVLPHDGNVLRVKGHQGRALGRDGVIDVTVTIRDNQPEKVTISGTAMILFHAEWEIEL; the protein is encoded by the coding sequence ATGAAACCGCAGATTTATCACGTCGATGCTTTTACCTCTCAACCGTTTCGCGGCAATTCTGCCGGTGTTGTTTTTCCCGCCGATAATCTTAGCGAAGCGCAAATGCAGCTTATCGCCCGCGAACTAGGTCATTCGGAAACCGCTTTTCTGCTGCGCAGCGACGACAGCGATGTACACGTTCGTTACTTTACGCCAACGGTTGAAGTGCCAATTTGCGGTCACGCGACGGTGGCTGCGCACTATGTACGTTCAAAGGTATTAGGTTTGGGAAATTGCACGGTCTGGCAAACGTCGCTAGCAGGAAAACATCGTGTGACTATCGAAAAGCAAAATGATGATTATCGTATTTCGCTGGAACAAGGTACGCCAGGCTTTGAGCCACCGCTGGAAGGTGAAACACGTGCGGCGATTCTCAACGCATTGCATCTTACCGAAGACAATATTCTGCCGGGTTTGCCGATCCAGGTGGCAACCACAGGACACTCAAAAGTGATGATCCCGTTGAAACCAGAAGTGGATATCGACGCCCTTTCGCCTGACCTTGCTGCGCTGACCGCTATTAGTAAACAAATTGGCTGCAATGGTTTTTTCCCGTTCCAGATCCGCCCTGGCAAAAATGAAACCGATGGTCGTATGTTCTCACCAGCGATAGGTATTGTAGAAGATCCGGTGACCGGGAATGCCAATGGACCGATGGGCGCATGGTTAGTACATCACAACGTATTACCCCACGATGGCAACGTGTTGCGTGTTAAAGGCCATCAGGGGCGCGCATTGGGGCGTGATGGTGTAATTGATGTGACGGTGACAATTCGAGATAACCAACCGGAGAAAGTCACCATTTCTGGCACAGCGATGATTCTTTTCCATGCCGAATGGGAAATTGAACTCTGA
- a CDS encoding L-talarate/galactarate dehydratase produces the protein MSLSANSEAVSYAKVANGKTAAETGDRIEWVKLSLAFLPLATPVSDAKVLTGRQKPLTEVAIIIAEIRSRDGFEGVGFSYSKRAGGQGIYAHAKEIADNLLGEDPNDIDKIYSKLLWAGASVGRSGMAVQAISPIDIALWDMKAKRAGLPLAKLLGSHRDSVQCYNTSGGFLHTPLDQVLKNVVISRENGIGGIKLKVGQPDCAEDIRRLTAVREALGDDFPLMVDANQQWDRETAIRMGRKMEHFNLIWIEEPLDAYDIEGHAQLAAALDTPIATGEMLTSFREHEQLILGNASDFVQPDAPRVGGISPFLKIMDLAAKHGRKLAPHFAMEVHLHLAAAYPLEPWLEHFEWLNPLFNEQLELRDGRMWVSERHGLGFTLSEQARRWTQLSCEFGKQP, from the coding sequence ATGTCCTTAAGTGCCAATTCTGAAGCGGTCAGTTACGCCAAAGTTGCAAACGGCAAAACTGCTGCAGAAACCGGTGATCGTATTGAGTGGGTAAAATTGTCACTGGCTTTTTTGCCGTTAGCTACGCCTGTCAGCGACGCCAAAGTCTTAACAGGCAGACAAAAGCCATTAACGGAAGTGGCGATTATCATTGCGGAAATTCGATCTCGTGATGGTTTTGAAGGAGTAGGCTTCAGCTATTCAAAACGCGCTGGTGGCCAGGGGATTTATGCACATGCAAAGGAGATTGCCGATAATCTGCTTGGGGAAGATCCGAATGATATCGACAAGATTTATAGCAAATTGCTGTGGGCTGGAGCCTCTGTTGGACGCAGTGGAATGGCTGTACAGGCCATCTCCCCTATTGATATCGCCTTGTGGGATATGAAAGCTAAAAGAGCCGGGTTGCCATTAGCAAAATTACTGGGTTCACATCGGGATTCAGTGCAGTGCTACAACACATCCGGTGGTTTTCTGCATACTCCGCTCGATCAGGTATTAAAAAATGTTGTTATCTCGCGTGAAAACGGAATTGGCGGTATCAAATTAAAAGTTGGACAGCCTGACTGTGCGGAAGATATTCGTCGACTTACTGCGGTACGTGAAGCACTGGGGGATGATTTCCCGCTAATGGTAGATGCCAATCAACAATGGGATCGGGAAACAGCTATCAGGATGGGGCGAAAAATGGAACACTTTAATCTCATCTGGATTGAAGAGCCGCTGGATGCCTATGACATAGAGGGGCACGCACAGCTAGCAGCTGCGCTGGATACCCCTATAGCAACCGGAGAGATGCTGACCAGTTTCCGCGAGCATGAGCAATTGATTCTTGGAAATGCCAGCGATTTTGTGCAGCCAGATGCTCCACGCGTGGGCGGTATCTCACCATTTTTAAAAATCATGGATCTGGCGGCGAAACATGGTCGCAAACTGGCACCGCATTTTGCAATGGAGGTTCATTTGCATCTTGCTGCAGCTTACCCACTGGAACCGTGGCTGGAACATTTTGAATGGTTAAATCCGCTATTTAACGAACAACTGGAACTGCGCGATGGACGGATGTGGGTTTCTGAACGTCATGGTTTAGGTTTTACGCTGAGTGAACAGGCACGTCGTTGGACACAGTTAAGCTGTGAATTCGGGAAACAGCCGTAA
- a CDS encoding LacI family DNA-binding transcriptional regulator — MKIPKSPRAPTLDDVARNAGLSSMTVSRALNTPQLVRPATLEKVMQAVRATGYIPNALAGGLASRRSKLIAVVVPQINNSMFVDTIQALSDELAIRGYHILLCVTGYSEETEAELVATLLSRRPDGVVLTGIHHTHELKKIILNAAIPVIEIWDLTPTPLDMLVGFSHEKVGQATGEYLIKKGYRRPGLLWTDDRRAAQRKQGLCDIFFRHGVTHLAQVNVPLPASLSLGRSGLAELFAMAEFDVIVCSSDTLAQGAIMQAESQGMRVPKDIAVMGFGDLDFAASNRPSITTVSVDRSGMGQRAAALLADRIENIERDASIIDLGFHLIERDSA, encoded by the coding sequence GTGAAAATACCAAAATCGCCACGAGCGCCGACGCTGGATGATGTTGCCCGTAATGCAGGATTATCGTCAATGACGGTGAGTCGGGCACTGAACACACCACAACTGGTGCGCCCGGCAACACTGGAAAAAGTTATGCAAGCGGTACGCGCAACCGGGTATATCCCCAATGCGCTGGCGGGAGGGCTGGCGTCACGGCGCAGTAAACTTATTGCCGTAGTAGTACCGCAAATCAACAACAGTATGTTTGTTGATACAATCCAGGCGTTAAGTGATGAGTTGGCGATTCGTGGCTATCATATTTTGCTCTGCGTGACAGGTTATAGCGAAGAAACAGAAGCCGAACTGGTTGCGACACTGCTTTCCCGCCGTCCTGACGGGGTAGTATTAACGGGCATTCACCATACTCATGAACTGAAAAAAATCATCCTGAATGCAGCAATTCCGGTGATAGAAATCTGGGATTTAACGCCAACGCCACTTGATATGTTAGTTGGTTTCTCTCATGAAAAAGTGGGGCAGGCGACAGGCGAATATTTAATTAAAAAAGGTTATCGTCGCCCTGGTTTGTTATGGACTGATGATCGCCGGGCGGCTCAGCGTAAACAGGGTCTGTGTGACATATTTTTTCGTCATGGTGTTACTCACCTGGCGCAAGTCAATGTTCCGCTGCCTGCGTCGTTGTCGCTCGGACGTAGTGGTCTTGCTGAGCTATTTGCCATGGCTGAATTTGATGTCATTGTCTGCAGCTCTGATACCCTGGCTCAGGGCGCGATAATGCAAGCCGAAAGTCAGGGTATGCGTGTGCCAAAAGATATCGCAGTAATGGGCTTTGGCGATCTCGATTTTGCCGCCAGTAATCGGCCTTCCATTACGACAGTGAGTGTCGACAGAAGCGGGATGGGGCAACGAGCCGCTGCACTGCTTGCTGATCGTATAGAAAACATTGAACGCGACGCATCAATTATTGATCTTGGTTTTCATCTTATTGAGCGCGACTCCGCATAA
- the pptA gene encoding tautomerase PptA translates to MPHIDIKCFPRELDSQQQAALAADITDVIIRHLGSKESSVSVALQQIPPESWKSIWDAEIAPQMDTLIKKPGYSM, encoded by the coding sequence ATGCCGCATATCGATATCAAATGTTTTCCGCGTGAACTGGACTCTCAACAACAAGCAGCACTGGCAGCAGATATTACCGACGTCATCATTCGCCATTTGGGCAGTAAAGAAAGCTCAGTGAGTGTTGCACTGCAACAAATTCCACCGGAATCGTGGAAGTCCATCTGGGACGCAGAAATTGCTCCTCAGATGGATACCTTGATTAAGAAGCCTGGTTACAGTATGTGA
- a CDS encoding flavin reductase family protein, with translation MSRFIPVELHHASRLLNHGPTILITSFDEQSQRRNIMAAAWSMPVEFEPPRVAIVVDKSTWTRELIERNGKFGIVVPAVAATNWTWAVGSVSGREEDKFNCYGIPVVKGPVLGLPLVEEKCLAWMECRLLPATSAQEKYDTLFGEVVSAAADARVFVEGRWQFDDDKLNTLHHLGAGTFVTSGKRVTAG, from the coding sequence GTGAGTCGATTCATCCCTGTCGAATTACACCATGCCAGCCGTCTGTTAAATCACGGCCCTACTATTCTGATCACTAGTTTCGATGAGCAATCCCAGCGGCGTAATATTATGGCAGCAGCCTGGTCGATGCCTGTAGAGTTCGAACCACCGCGAGTGGCCATTGTGGTGGATAAATCGACATGGACCAGAGAGTTGATTGAGCGTAACGGTAAGTTTGGCATTGTTGTTCCTGCTGTTGCAGCGACTAACTGGACGTGGGCGGTGGGAAGTGTATCGGGGCGTGAAGAAGATAAATTTAATTGCTATGGCATTCCGGTAGTGAAAGGTCCGGTGCTTGGTTTGCCACTTGTTGAAGAGAAATGTCTGGCGTGGATGGAGTGTCGCTTGCTTCCTGCGACTTCTGCTCAAGAAAAGTACGACACTCTCTTTGGCGAAGTTGTATCAGCAGCGGCAGACGCACGGGTATTTGTCGAAGGCCGCTGGCAGTTTGATGACGATAAACTCAATACATTACATCACTTAGGTGCTGGCACGTTTGTTACCAGCGGGAAGCGAGTCACCGCTGGCTAA
- the nhoA gene encoding N-hydroxyarylamine O-acetyltransferase, whose translation MTPILNHYFARINWSGAAAVNIDTLRALHLKHICTIPFENIDVLLPREMLLDDQSLEEKLVTARRGGYCFEQNGVFERVLRELGFNVRSLLGRVVLSNPPVLPPRTHRLLLVELEGKQWIADVGFGGQTLTAPIRLVPDLAQTTPHGEYRLLQDGNDWILQFNHHQHWQSMYRFDLCEQQQSDYVKGNFWSAHWPQSHFRHHLLMCRHLPDGGKLTLTNFHFTHYENGHAVEQRNLPDVTSLYAVMQEQFGLGVDDAKHGFTVDELALVMAAFDTHPEAGK comes from the coding sequence ATGACGCCCATTCTGAATCATTACTTTGCCCGCATTAATTGGTCGGGAGCTGCTGCGGTAAATATCGACACATTGCGTGCGTTACACCTTAAGCACATTTGCACCATCCCGTTTGAGAACATCGACGTTTTGTTGCCGAGAGAAATGCTGCTTGATGATCAATCGCTGGAAGAAAAACTGGTGACAGCACGGCGGGGTGGTTACTGCTTTGAGCAGAATGGTGTGTTTGAACGAGTGTTGCGCGAGCTGGGATTTAATGTTCGCAGTCTGTTAGGCCGCGTGGTGTTATCAAATCCTCCCGTGTTACCGCCACGAACCCATCGGTTACTGTTAGTAGAACTGGAAGGCAAGCAGTGGATTGCCGATGTGGGGTTTGGCGGGCAGACGCTGACAGCTCCGATCCGTTTAGTTCCTGATCTCGCGCAGACCACGCCGCACGGAGAATATCGCCTGTTACAGGACGGTAATGACTGGATTTTGCAGTTTAATCATCATCAGCACTGGCAGTCGATGTACCGTTTTGATCTTTGTGAGCAACAACAAAGCGATTATGTGAAGGGTAATTTTTGGTCGGCACACTGGCCGCAGTCGCATTTTCGTCATCATTTGCTGATGTGCCGCCATTTACCAGACGGTGGCAAGCTGACTCTGACCAATTTTCATTTTACGCATTATGAAAATGGTCATGCGGTGGAGCAGCGGAATTTGCCAGATGTGACGTCGCTGTATGCTGTGATGCAGGAACAATTTGGATTGGGTGTGGATGACGCAAAACATGGATTCACCGTAGATGAACTGGCACTGGTGATGGCAGCGTTTGATACGCACCCGGAAGCGGGAAAATAG
- a CDS encoding IclR family transcriptional regulator domain-containing protein: protein MAHTKRESMSDVIGYAKNDPNFMLSLARGLEVLNAFTPQRQRLTISQLSQKTQISRASVRRCLYTLAALGMVHSPDGRHYELLPRVLAVGHAYLAGTPLAKVAQTALDSLGKSLGQSCSAATLDGDNVLYIARSAVNNLLSVDIGRGSRLPAWATSMGRVLLSALPDEQLNVTLSRINMIRYTPHTLNSLSALREELARVRRQGYALADRQIEVGLCSLAVPLLSRNNQVVAALNVGVPSASMSGAELKELALPALRRVAMDLSLQL, encoded by the coding sequence ATGGCGCATACAAAGAGGGAATCGATGAGTGATGTTATTGGGTACGCAAAAAATGATCCTAACTTTATGTTGTCGCTGGCGCGAGGGCTTGAGGTACTCAATGCATTTACGCCACAGCGACAACGACTGACTATCTCGCAATTAAGTCAGAAAACACAGATTTCTCGCGCCTCTGTACGTCGCTGCCTCTACACTCTCGCTGCACTTGGCATGGTGCACAGCCCGGATGGTCGCCATTACGAATTACTGCCCCGCGTACTGGCGGTTGGTCATGCATATCTTGCCGGAACGCCATTAGCAAAGGTGGCTCAGACGGCGCTTGATAGCCTGGGTAAGAGCCTTGGACAATCCTGTTCTGCTGCAACTCTTGATGGTGATAACGTGCTCTATATTGCCCGCTCAGCAGTCAATAATTTGCTTAGTGTAGATATTGGTCGTGGTAGTCGATTACCCGCATGGGCGACCTCTATGGGGAGAGTTCTGCTGAGTGCACTACCTGATGAACAATTAAACGTGACGTTGTCACGTATAAACATGATTCGCTATACCCCGCATACCCTGAATTCACTTTCTGCTTTACGTGAAGAACTGGCGCGAGTGCGCAGACAAGGCTATGCCCTGGCAGATCGGCAAATCGAGGTCGGTCTGTGTTCTCTGGCGGTCCCGTTATTATCCCGAAATAACCAGGTGGTTGCCGCGTTGAACGTGGGTGTCCCGTCTGCGTCTATGAGTGGCGCGGAACTGAAAGAACTAGCACTTCCCGCTTTGCGCCGTGTCGCTATGGATTTATCCTTACAGTTGTAA
- a CDS encoding muconate cycloisomerase family protein has product MSATVERIECWLVDLPTIRPHKLSMTTMGCQTLVIVRLTRSDGITGIGEATTIGGLSYGVESPEAIACAITDYLTPLLKGLPADNLNAITARMNAAIKGNTFAKSAIETALLDAQGKAQGLPVSALLGGGLSTTLPVLWTLASGDTTKDIAEGENLLDQGRHQAFKLKIGARELQADLRHTRAIVEALGDRASIRVDVNQAWNATTAAKGCRELAAMGVDLIEQPVSAQDNAALVRLSHQVETAILADEAVANLYDGYQLAQQGFSGAYALKIAKAGGPNSVLALARVAQAAGIGLYGGTMLEGTVGTVASLHAWSTLPLQWGTEMFGPLLLKDDIVSVPLTFADGQVTLPQTPGLGVELDEDKLRFYSRKRNAVTGENHVI; this is encoded by the coding sequence ATGAGCGCGACCGTAGAACGCATCGAATGTTGGCTGGTAGATTTGCCAACTATTCGCCCCCACAAGCTTTCCATGACCACCATGGGGTGTCAGACACTGGTCATTGTGCGTCTTACCCGTTCTGACGGTATTACAGGGATAGGGGAAGCGACCACCATCGGTGGCTTAAGTTACGGCGTGGAAAGCCCGGAGGCCATCGCCTGTGCAATTACAGATTACCTGACTCCCTTGTTAAAAGGGCTGCCAGCCGACAACCTTAATGCGATCACCGCGCGAATGAATGCGGCGATCAAAGGGAATACGTTCGCCAAATCAGCGATTGAAACCGCATTGCTTGATGCTCAGGGTAAAGCACAGGGATTACCTGTTTCGGCACTTCTTGGCGGTGGCTTGTCAACAACCTTGCCTGTCCTCTGGACCCTGGCGAGTGGTGACACAACAAAAGATATTGCTGAAGGTGAGAATCTGTTGGATCAGGGGCGTCACCAGGCTTTTAAACTCAAAATTGGTGCGCGGGAGTTGCAGGCTGATCTCCGGCATACCAGAGCAATTGTTGAGGCACTGGGAGATCGCGCCAGTATTCGCGTCGATGTTAACCAGGCGTGGAATGCCACCACAGCAGCCAAAGGATGTCGTGAGCTGGCGGCTATGGGCGTGGATCTGATTGAACAGCCTGTCAGTGCTCAGGATAACGCCGCACTGGTACGTCTGAGCCATCAGGTAGAAACGGCAATTCTTGCTGATGAAGCGGTGGCGAATCTTTACGACGGTTATCAACTGGCTCAACAAGGATTTAGTGGTGCGTATGCGCTGAAAATTGCCAAAGCAGGTGGTCCAAATAGTGTGCTGGCACTGGCTCGCGTGGCGCAAGCGGCAGGTATTGGGCTGTATGGCGGTACCATGCTGGAAGGCACTGTTGGCACCGTCGCCTCTTTGCACGCCTGGTCAACACTACCGTTGCAGTGGGGCACAGAAATGTTCGGTCCGCTGCTGTTAAAAGATGACATCGTTAGTGTACCGCTCACTTTTGCTGATGGTCAGGTAACACTCCCCCAAACACCAGGACTGGGTGTGGAGCTGGATGAAGACAAATTGCGTTTCTATTCCCGTAAAAGAAACGCGGTAACAGGAGAGAACCATGTTATTTAA
- the catC gene encoding muconolactone Delta-isomerase gives MLFKVDMTVNIPRDIPFAEIEDIKKREKDYSQQLQREGKWRHIWRVAGLYANVSIFDVKDAEELHELLMALPLYPFMDINVEALCRHPSSIRDDDR, from the coding sequence ATGTTATTTAAAGTCGATATGACTGTGAATATTCCACGTGATATTCCTTTTGCTGAAATCGAAGATATAAAAAAACGTGAAAAAGATTATTCACAACAATTACAACGTGAAGGTAAATGGCGTCATATCTGGCGTGTTGCCGGTCTTTATGCCAATGTCAGTATATTTGACGTTAAAGACGCCGAAGAATTACATGAATTATTAATGGCACTACCGCTATATCCGTTTATGGATATTAATGTAGAGGCGCTTTGCCGTCATCCTTCTTCAATTCGTGATGATGACCGTTAA
- the catA gene encoding catechol 1,2-dioxygenase: protein MSNSFVKHEDVQNLLRISAGLNTTDGDERFKSIMHRLLENICTLIDDYNITQEEFWQAINYLHELGGRQEAALLAAGLGLEHYLDLRQDALDAAQQRETGTPRTIEGPLYVANAPLSESHARMDDGADAGEVMWLHGQVKDTQGRPVENAIVDIWHANTLGNYSFFDQSQSEYNLRRRIRTGADGRYSVRSIVPSGYGCPPDGPTQKLLDRLGRHGNRPAHIHFFVSAPGHKHLTSQINLNGDQYLWDDFAFATRDGLIADPVKVNESAKIAERGLDGEHTEVRFDFTLCKAQNPDEEQRITRLRAQE, encoded by the coding sequence ATGAGCAATTCATTTGTTAAACACGAAGATGTGCAGAATTTACTGCGCATCAGCGCCGGGTTAAATACTACTGATGGCGACGAACGTTTTAAATCGATCATGCATCGTTTATTAGAAAATATTTGTACTTTAATTGATGACTACAATATCACACAGGAAGAGTTCTGGCAGGCAATCAATTATTTGCATGAGCTGGGCGGCCGACAAGAAGCGGCATTGCTGGCAGCCGGTCTGGGGCTGGAGCATTATCTTGATCTGCGCCAGGACGCCCTCGATGCGGCGCAACAGCGTGAAACGGGCACGCCGCGTACCATCGAAGGCCCACTGTATGTCGCTAACGCGCCTTTGTCAGAGAGCCATGCCCGTATGGATGATGGTGCGGACGCCGGGGAAGTGATGTGGTTGCATGGTCAGGTAAAAGATACGCAAGGCCGCCCGGTAGAAAACGCGATTGTTGATATCTGGCACGCTAATACGCTGGGTAATTACTCCTTCTTTGACCAGAGCCAAAGCGAATATAACCTGCGTCGTCGTATTCGTACGGGAGCTGATGGTCGTTACAGTGTGCGGAGTATTGTGCCGTCCGGGTACGGTTGCCCACCAGATGGTCCAACCCAAAAACTGCTGGATCGCCTGGGTCGTCATGGTAATCGCCCGGCGCATATTCACTTTTTCGTTTCCGCGCCTGGACATAAGCACCTTACCAGTCAGATCAACCTGAATGGCGATCAATATTTATGGGACGACTTTGCCTTTGCTACCCGTGATGGGCTGATTGCTGATCCGGTAAAAGTTAATGAAAGTGCAAAAATTGCTGAGCGCGGGCTTGATGGCGAACACACTGAAGTACGCTTTGACTTTACATTATGTAAAGCTCAAAACCCGGATGAAGAGCAGCGTATTACCCGCCTGCGCGCACAAGAATAA
- a CDS encoding Rieske 2Fe-2S domain-containing protein, which produces MQKTLSTLKDKISNALIVDRENHIYRCHRSIFTDQQLFDFEMKHIFEGNWVFLAHESQIPEAGDYYTLTLGRQPVIITRDKKGELHALINSCAHRGAMLCRRKRGNKNSFTCPFHGWTFSNNGKLLKAKDESTGAYPPTFKHEGSHDLQKLPRFQSYRGFLFGSLNDDVMSLEEYLGETCKIIDLIVDQAPEGLEVLNGSSSYVYEGNWKLGAENGADGYHVSVVHWNYSSTMSRRNYEAEGTRAVDANGWSKSIGGGYGFDNGHMLLWTRTLNPEVRPVYDHRERLQAEFGELRADQMVNETRNLCIYPNVYLMDQFSTQIRVIRPIAVDKTEVTIWCFAPKGESEQARALRIRQYEDFFNVSGMGTPDDLEEFSACQRGYLGENLPWSDLSRGALHWVDGPDEHAQHAGFTPLLSGVKSEDEALYIAHHHHWQNVMLAALEKEQMCYDQSITQRVEVA; this is translated from the coding sequence ATGCAAAAAACTCTCTCAACATTAAAAGATAAAATCAGCAATGCATTAATTGTTGATCGTGAAAATCATATTTATCGTTGCCATCGGTCTATATTTACCGATCAGCAATTGTTTGATTTTGAAATGAAGCATATTTTTGAAGGTAACTGGGTATTCCTCGCCCATGAAAGCCAAATTCCCGAAGCAGGGGATTATTATACTTTAACGCTGGGACGTCAGCCGGTCATTATTACCCGCGATAAAAAAGGTGAGCTTCATGCCTTAATCAATAGTTGTGCTCACCGTGGCGCGATGTTATGTCGACGCAAGCGGGGAAATAAAAACTCATTTACCTGTCCATTTCATGGCTGGACATTTAGTAATAACGGCAAATTATTAAAAGCAAAAGATGAAAGTACCGGCGCGTATCCTCCAACATTTAAACATGAAGGTTCCCACGATTTACAGAAATTGCCCCGTTTCCAGTCGTATCGCGGATTTCTGTTCGGTAGCCTGAATGACGATGTTATGTCGCTGGAAGAGTATCTCGGTGAAACCTGCAAAATCATTGATTTGATCGTTGATCAAGCTCCGGAAGGGCTGGAAGTTCTCAATGGATCGTCGAGCTATGTTTATGAAGGGAACTGGAAGCTCGGTGCGGAAAACGGTGCTGACGGTTACCACGTTAGCGTGGTGCACTGGAACTACTCGTCAACGATGTCACGGCGAAATTATGAAGCGGAAGGTACCCGCGCTGTAGATGCCAATGGCTGGTCAAAAAGTATTGGTGGCGGATATGGCTTTGATAACGGTCACATGTTGCTCTGGACTCGTACGTTAAACCCGGAAGTGCGTCCGGTTTATGACCATCGGGAACGTTTACAGGCAGAATTTGGCGAACTGCGTGCTGACCAAATGGTGAACGAAACGCGTAATCTCTGTATCTATCCCAATGTTTATTTGATGGATCAGTTTTCCACGCAGATCCGCGTAATCCGCCCCATTGCAGTTGATAAAACCGAAGTCACTATCTGGTGTTTTGCGCCAAAAGGCGAATCTGAACAGGCTCGCGCATTGCGTATTCGTCAGTATGAAGATTTCTTTAATGTCAGCGGGATGGGCACACCAGATGATCTGGAAGAATTCAGCGCCTGTCAGCGCGGTTATCTTGGTGAAAACCTGCCATGGAGCGATCTCAGCCGTGGTGCTCTGCATTGGGTTGATGGCCCGGACGAACATGCGCAACACGCAGGATTTACGCCATTGCTCAGCGGCGTGAAATCGGAAGATGAAGCACTGTATATCGCCCATCACCATCACTGGCAAAACGTCATGCTGGCGGCACTGGAAAAAGAACAGATGTGTTATGACCAGTCAATTACTCAGCGTGTGGAGGTGGCCTGA